A single genomic interval of Flammeovirga agarivorans harbors:
- a CDS encoding amidohydrolase family protein: MKKIDAHHHLWKYSPTEHSWIDDSMSVLKQDFLPQDLWQEMSKAGYEGCVAVQASQTEKETQFLLSEASTNPFILGVIGWVNLSHHNVRERLNYFSQFSGFKGVRHVLQDEEDDQFMLRAEFLKGIACLEEFGLTYDILIFPKHLPYAVELVEKFPNQPFVIDHIAKPEIKDGKFENWADDMHKIASYSNVQCKLSGMVTEADWNNWTVEQLQQYIEIVVDAFGVDRVMIGSDWPVCKLAGEYTEVMQVVESYFTNEEDKEKVLGGNAAKFYGLINKSVDVI, from the coding sequence ATGAAAAAGATAGATGCACACCATCATTTATGGAAGTATTCTCCTACGGAACATTCATGGATTGACGATTCCATGTCTGTATTAAAACAAGATTTTCTACCTCAAGATTTATGGCAAGAAATGTCAAAGGCAGGGTACGAAGGTTGCGTAGCAGTACAGGCAAGTCAGACAGAAAAAGAGACACAGTTTCTTCTTTCGGAAGCGAGTACAAATCCATTTATTTTAGGAGTTATTGGATGGGTCAATCTAAGTCATCATAATGTAAGAGAACGTTTAAATTATTTCTCTCAGTTCTCGGGATTTAAAGGGGTAAGACATGTCTTACAAGATGAGGAAGATGATCAGTTTATGTTAAGAGCAGAGTTTCTAAAAGGTATCGCCTGTTTAGAGGAGTTTGGCTTAACATACGATATTTTGATCTTTCCTAAGCATTTACCATATGCTGTTGAATTAGTAGAAAAATTCCCCAATCAACCTTTTGTGATTGATCATATTGCTAAACCAGAAATTAAAGACGGGAAGTTTGAGAATTGGGCAGACGATATGCATAAGATCGCTTCTTATAGCAATGTTCAATGTAAGCTTTCCGGAATGGTTACAGAGGCAGATTGGAACAATTGGACAGTAGAACAATTGCAACAATATATTGAAATAGTAGTAGATGCCTTTGGTGTAGATCGTGTGATGATTGGTTCGGATTGGCCTGTATGTAAACTAGCAGGTGAGTATACTGAAGTAATGCAAGTGGTAGAAAGTTACTTCACTAATGAAGAAGATAAAGAGAAAGTTCTAGGCGGTAATGCTGCCAAATTCTATGGACTTATCAATAAATCTGTAGACGTTATTTAA
- a CDS encoding aldo/keto reductase — protein sequence MINTLTKPTFLADVYKDHPSFSHGTRMVLGTSGLGGVWGPVDENESVDLILYALENDILSMDTAPSYNRAEEFLGKALKQWKGEKPFISTKIGRLFAEKADEFHLDYSRETMLKSMETSLERIGVDAVDVLFLHEPHLLPYDKKDDIIETLSLIKEKGYAKKIGVGGNPVPEFYPFFESGLFEVVSGFMKMDACNMSAFEKDIPYFQKNDIRYYAASALHMGLLGSRFERLCEERPNNEWISNRDVDVAIKVKAIADQYGIDLAGMSLRYLMSTIEADRIVIGARKTEQIKTTVDYWKQGGLSEEIFNKITDCIFN from the coding sequence ATGATCAATACTTTAACTAAGCCAACTTTTCTGGCAGATGTCTATAAAGACCATCCATCATTTTCACATGGAACTAGAATGGTACTAGGAACTTCAGGCCTTGGTGGTGTTTGGGGACCAGTAGATGAAAATGAATCTGTAGATCTAATTCTATATGCTTTAGAAAATGATATCTTATCGATGGATACTGCTCCATCATACAATAGAGCAGAAGAGTTTTTAGGAAAGGCTTTAAAGCAGTGGAAGGGTGAAAAACCATTTATCAGTACAAAAATTGGGAGACTTTTTGCTGAAAAGGCAGATGAATTTCATTTAGATTATTCTAGAGAGACCATGTTAAAAAGCATGGAAACAAGCTTAGAAAGGATAGGTGTTGATGCTGTAGATGTATTGTTTTTACATGAGCCTCATTTACTTCCTTATGATAAAAAAGATGATATCATTGAGACATTGTCGCTTATTAAAGAAAAAGGGTATGCGAAGAAAATTGGTGTGGGTGGAAATCCAGTGCCAGAGTTTTACCCATTCTTTGAGTCAGGACTGTTCGAAGTGGTTTCAGGGTTTATGAAAATGGATGCTTGTAATATGTCTGCATTTGAAAAAGACATTCCTTATTTCCAGAAGAACGATATACGCTATTATGCTGCTTCGGCCTTACACATGGGATTATTAGGTAGTCGATTTGAAAGACTTTGTGAAGAAAGACCTAATAACGAATGGATTTCAAACAGAGACGTTGATGTGGCTATTAAAGTAAAAGCAATTGCTGATCAATATGGAATCGATTTAGCGGGTATGTCACTACGTTATTTGATGTCTACAATTGAAGCAGACCGAATTGTAATTGGAGCTAGAAAAACAGAACAAATAAAAACAACAGTTGACTATTGGAAACAAGGTGGCTTGTCGGAAGAAATATTCAACAAAATCACAGACTGTATCTTTAACTAA
- a CDS encoding zinc-binding alcohol dehydrogenase family protein, producing MKTIILNKPGSFEVSEMESPQETLNSGEALVKVHRVGICGTDLHAYTGKQPFFTYPRILGHELGVEVIDIAEDVDNVVVGDKCSVEPYFNKTEDHAVERGFTNCGENISVFGVHEDGGMREYFKIPAKYLHASKSLSYDQLALVETLSIGCHAVNRAKVTAEDTVVVIGAGPIGMGACQFAMAAGAKTVMMDINQDRLDFCNRNIQVDGTVEVHQEVAETEKRIRAQFDGNLPTVVIDATGNKHSMANTLQYTASAGRIVFVGLFPGDFSFHDPYFHKKELTLMASRNSLPADFDQIIEMIEKNQIDTTPWITHKVLFTDIANHFDSWLKPETGVIKAMLTLS from the coding sequence ATGAAAACAATAATTCTAAACAAACCAGGGTCTTTTGAGGTCAGTGAAATGGAATCACCTCAAGAAACTTTAAATAGCGGAGAGGCTCTAGTAAAAGTACATAGAGTAGGTATTTGTGGAACAGATTTACATGCCTATACGGGCAAGCAACCGTTCTTTACTTACCCTAGAATATTAGGTCACGAATTGGGTGTTGAAGTCATTGATATAGCTGAAGATGTAGATAATGTTGTTGTTGGTGATAAGTGTTCTGTAGAACCGTACTTCAACAAAACAGAAGACCATGCTGTAGAAAGAGGTTTTACGAATTGCGGAGAAAATATTTCTGTATTTGGAGTACATGAAGACGGAGGGATGAGAGAATATTTTAAAATCCCTGCTAAATACCTTCATGCTTCCAAATCTTTAAGTTATGATCAACTTGCATTAGTGGAGACATTGAGTATTGGTTGTCATGCGGTGAATAGAGCAAAAGTAACTGCAGAAGATACCGTAGTTGTTATTGGTGCCGGCCCTATTGGTATGGGTGCATGTCAGTTTGCGATGGCAGCAGGAGCAAAAACGGTGATGATGGATATTAACCAAGACCGTTTAGATTTCTGTAATAGAAATATTCAGGTAGACGGTACAGTTGAGGTACATCAGGAAGTTGCTGAAACGGAAAAAAGAATTAGAGCTCAGTTTGATGGTAATTTACCAACTGTCGTTATTGATGCGACGGGTAACAAACATTCAATGGCGAATACCTTACAGTATACAGCATCGGCAGGTAGAATAGTATTTGTTGGTTTATTCCCTGGAGATTTCTCTTTCCACGATCCCTATTTCCATAAAAAGGAATTAACGTTAATGGCAAGTAGAAATTCATTACCAGCAGATTTTGATCAAATCATTGAAATGATAGAGAAAAATCAAATTGATACTACACCATGGATCACTCACAAGGTCTTATTTACCGATATCGCTAACCACTTTGACAGTTGGTTAAAACCAGAAACTGGAGTTATCAAAGCAATGTTGACTTTATCATAA
- the fucP gene encoding L-fucose:H+ symporter permease: MSEITINNIDLNKEEQVEKPAPNTKEEKVVEKKYLVPFVLITSLFALWGFANDITNPMVSAFKTVMDISNFKASFVQFAFYGGYFTMALPAAILIKKYSYKSVILIGMGLYATGTLLFIPAAQFQMFGFFLASYYILTFGLAFLETTANPLILSLGSKSTSTQRLNLAQAFNPIGSLTGMFVAQQFILSKLQSAEKSAEGKSLFATLPEAEQAIIRSHDLMVIRDPYVMLGLVVLIIGIVIAVTKIPSEKKREDNFSLKATINRLLDNTTYKEGVIAQIFYVGAQIMCWTFIIQYAENLGYSKAEAQSFNIIAMVLFLTGRFVATFMMRFVSAALLLSIFAFGGVALMCVTIFVGGDIGLYALIGTSLFMSLMFPTIYGIALEGLDNDTEFGAAGLVMAIVGGALMPPIQGAIVDMGEVMGHPSVNISFLLPLVCFCFISIFGYRRFISTKK, encoded by the coding sequence ATGAGTGAAATCACAATAAATAATATTGATTTAAATAAAGAGGAGCAGGTAGAAAAGCCTGCTCCCAATACCAAAGAAGAAAAGGTAGTAGAGAAAAAATACTTAGTACCTTTTGTCTTGATCACCAGCCTTTTTGCTTTATGGGGATTTGCCAATGACATCACAAATCCGATGGTTTCGGCTTTTAAAACAGTGATGGACATTTCGAACTTTAAAGCATCATTTGTTCAGTTTGCTTTTTATGGAGGGTACTTTACAATGGCACTTCCAGCGGCTATTTTAATAAAGAAATATTCGTATAAATCGGTGATTCTGATTGGAATGGGATTGTACGCTACAGGAACGCTTTTGTTTATTCCAGCAGCACAATTTCAGATGTTTGGTTTCTTTTTAGCTTCTTACTACATCCTTACTTTTGGTTTAGCGTTTTTAGAAACTACAGCTAATCCTCTCATCTTATCACTAGGGTCTAAGTCGACATCTACACAAAGATTAAACTTGGCTCAGGCATTTAATCCAATTGGATCACTTACAGGGATGTTTGTAGCACAGCAGTTTATTTTATCTAAGCTACAATCTGCCGAGAAATCAGCAGAAGGTAAATCATTATTTGCGACTTTACCAGAAGCAGAGCAAGCGATTATAAGATCACATGATTTGATGGTGATTAGAGACCCCTATGTAATGTTAGGTTTAGTGGTACTGATCATTGGGATAGTTATAGCAGTAACCAAAATTCCTTCCGAAAAGAAAAGAGAGGATAACTTTAGCTTAAAAGCAACCATCAATAGGTTATTAGATAATACTACATATAAAGAAGGCGTCATCGCTCAGATATTTTATGTAGGTGCACAAATTATGTGTTGGACATTTATCATCCAGTATGCGGAGAATCTTGGTTACTCAAAAGCAGAAGCTCAGTCTTTCAACATTATAGCTATGGTATTGTTCTTAACGGGTCGATTTGTAGCAACATTTATGATGAGATTTGTCTCTGCAGCACTTTTACTTTCCATTTTCGCTTTTGGTGGAGTAGCCTTAATGTGTGTAACGATCTTTGTTGGAGGTGATATTGGTTTGTATGCCTTGATTGGAACATCACTATTTATGTCGCTAATGTTCCCAACAATTTATGGAATAGCACTAGAAGGTTTGGATAATGATACAGAATTCGGTGCTGCAGGTTTAGTAATGGCCATTGTAGGTGGTGCACTTATGCCTCCAATTCAGGGAGCTATAGTAGATATGGGAGAGGTGATGGGACACCCATCAGTAAACATTTCATTTTTACTACCATTAGTATGCTTCTGCTTCATTTCAATCTTTGGTTATAGAAGGTTTATCTCTACAAAAAAATAA
- a CDS encoding L-rhamnose mutarotase, with the protein MQFKRYCKTLSLSDNPTLIEEYKKVHAKGYAWKEITEGMKEVGILDMEIYIHSTQLFMIMDTVADFDHEEQMKVLATKPRQSEWEKFVSRFQEADENTDADGKWELMERIYELEQKEDYTPLDGQVKEVSKIVKDTPTSIAE; encoded by the coding sequence ATGCAATTTAAAAGATATTGTAAAACACTTTCTCTTTCGGATAATCCAACGCTGATTGAAGAATATAAAAAAGTTCATGCGAAAGGTTATGCATGGAAGGAAATTACTGAAGGGATGAAAGAGGTCGGTATCCTCGATATGGAAATTTATATTCATAGCACCCAGTTATTTATGATCATGGATACGGTAGCGGATTTTGATCATGAAGAACAAATGAAAGTGTTGGCGACCAAGCCAAGGCAGTCTGAGTGGGAAAAGTTTGTTTCCCGATTCCAAGAAGCAGATGAAAACACAGATGCCGATGGAAAATGGGAGCTGATGGAACGCATCTATGAGTTAGAGCAAAAAGAAGATTACACTCCATTAGACGGGCAAGTAAAAGAAGTTTCTAAAATAGTAAAGGATACTCCTACTTCAATAGCAGAATAA